The window ACTTCCAAATGACTTGGAATTGGTATTCGGCGGACCTGGAGGGGGCAGTAGTGTGCAATTGATTACAACTGCTAATGCTAATCTCTATTTTAAGGATGGAAATTCATTAACACTAGTACCCTCAGCATTATCCACAGGTCTCGATACTGCAGAAACTGTAATAGGCATAAACTCTGTGGGCAACCTAACAAATTTGTTTAAGCCATCGGTTGTAATAGGACCAGGTGATCCTACTCCTTCTGTACTTTGGCCGGTAAAACCAGATATTATTGTAAACTCGAATAACTCATCGATATCTGTCAGATTGACGTACAACAACAAACCTGTAACATGGCAGAAAGTAGAGCTTTATGGGGTGAGTTTGAACGGGTTATATAGCCTCTCCAATATAACAACAGATAGTTCAGGTTATGCATACTTTAATACCTCTCCATCCCTTTATGTAGTATATTACCCGGGTAATTTCACCCTATCTTCTACCTATTATGTTTCAGCACCCGCATTGAACTCCTTAATATCCTCCCTTAAATCTGCATACGATTCTCTAGCAAACTTTTTATCACATTATGATTTCAAAAATGGTATTTCGTCATTCTTTTCTAATGCTAAAAATTCTGTGAATTATAAAAGTAATTATCCTTCACAATACCTAATCTTGATCTATATATCAAGTTTCCTTATAGGAGTGGTAATTTCTGCTCTCCTCATAAGATTTAAACATTAAATAAAATATTATAATATGGCTATTAGTATAGGAGATATAATAGGAATAGTCTTCCTTTTGATAATTATCATAATTCTATTGTCTCTTTCCCTTAGGGTTATAGCCGAATGGCAGCGAGCAGTAATATTGAGATTAGGAAGGGCAATAAGAGTTAAAGGACCAGGAATAATAACTCTTATCCCATTTGTGGATAGACCAATAGTTGTGGACTTACGAATAGTGACAGTAGACGTGCCTGCTCAGACCACAGTTACTAAGGACAATGTAACTGTAACTATTGACGCAGTATTATACTATAAGGTAATTGATCCAATGAAAACTATTCTGTCAGTAGCTAACTATAACTACGCCGTATTGAACCTAGCTCAAACATCACTAAGAGATATTATAGGTCAGATGGAGCTTGATGAAATCCTTGTAAAAAGAGAAGAAATAAACAAGAGATTACAGTCAATCTTAGATGAGATAACAGAGGGGTGGGGAATAAAAGTTACACAGGTGACTGTCAGGGATATAAGATTATCACAAGAACTCCTGTCAGCGATAGCAGAACAAGCAAAAGCTGAGAGGATAAGAAGAGCAAAAGTTATTTCAAGCGAAGGAGAAAGACAAGCTGCTTCCATATTAGCTGATGCATCACAATACTATGTTAGCAATCCAGTAGCGTTACAGATTAGGTTCTTGGAAATGCTTACAGATATCTCACAGAGAGGTAATACAGTAATAGTAGTACCTGCAGGACAAGAATTTTATTCAACACTGTCTGTTCTGAAATCCAAACCACAAAGTTAATCAGCTGGACTAGGATAATTCACTGATCTTCACAGAAATTTTCATCATTTTTATGGTTCTACTTAGCACTAGTTTATAAAGAAATAAAAATATTAAGCATTAGACAATGTTTTATGGCTAAAGAAACTTATAGGAAAAGTGATGACAGAACCCCGGCTTGAAAGATGATAGAGCCGTGTGAGAACTGATCAATGTTTTTCATAACAATTTTACAAAACGAGGAAAGCCTCGCCCTTTAGGGCGGGGAGGAGGTCAGATTCTCCAGCTAACTTCAACTCCTTATCCAAAATATCAATTTCCACATCCTTATACCAATGTCTGCCTATTTTATTTAACCTATATCTCTCTTTTAAGTACTAGACAGCAACTTCCTCAAATATCCTCCCTAGATACTCATTATATTCCTTTTCACTTATTTCAAATATTCCCTCTTCTATTTCACTGAGATTGGGATATATGAACCTAAACCAGAAGTTTACGAACTTATCCTTAATAATATATTTACCCTTCTTGGACTTTTTGCTCTCCAGGACAGGAACCTCTCTCTCAACTATCCCTATTCTCTCTAACTTCTTTAGCTGACTTCCTCCCCGCCTTGAAAGGCGAGGCTTTCATCATTTTGTAATATACTGATGAGTATCCTTTAATTGCTTCCAGAACCAATGACGTCTTACCTATCCTTCTCCTGCCATAAATTAAAATTAGCTCCAGTTTATCTGAGTTAAGTCTTCCTCTGATTGCCTCTAATTCTCTCCCTATCTATAAATATCATATCCAAGAATATGATATTTACAAATATGAATTTTTCGTAGTATATACCATATCCAACTGGTATGAGAAAGTGACAATGCCACAGGCAATGCTGCTTCAGTTCCTCCATATCTAACTGGTATGAGAAAGACGACCCTAACTTTACAGGAGAAGAAAATAGCACAGTCTCACTATAAGCAAGCGATCTCAGGGAAGCTCAATACAAGTTTAATAAGTAAATTGACTTACCTTAAAGGTATACTCAGCGATGTAAAAGCCTGCCAATTTAAACTAGCAAGAAATTCAGCTAAGTCATGATATTAATATAATTCAAATAATCAGTTTTGTAGACGCGCCGCGGGGTGGACTCGGACCACCGACCACCGGGTGTCCGTAAGGATTTAACAGCCCGGCGCTCTGCCAACTGAGCTACCGCGGCATGTCTATATTGATTAAACCAGCCATAAAAAATTTTCGACGAGAGTGTGTTTAATATATTTTAATTAAATACGATAGAGTTTTCAGATATAAAGTAGTGAGACAACAAAGCTATAAAAACCATATCTCAAACTTTAGCTTATGCCACTCATAGCGCTTACTCCGTCTGGAGAAATTGCTATAAAGTCATCTCGCTCCAGAAGGAGATTCGAGAGAATATTAATAAAAAACATTGGGAAAGTTATCAGAGTTAAATCATATAAAGTGGATCAAGGCATAATAATTTTAAATACAGATGACGACTACTCTAAATTATCTAAAGTCTTCGGAATATCTAAATATTTTGAAGTTTATGAATTTAGTTTTTCCTCGATTCAAGACATAGTGAACTTCGTAAAGGACAGGTTTAGTCAGACAATTAAAGGAAAAAAATTCGCTGTGAAAGTTAAGCGAGTTGGCAACCACAGCTTTAACAGTATGGATGTAACCAGAGAAATTGGCAATGCTCTGTACCCTTATAGTCTAGGAGTAGACCTAGAAAATCCCGATGTTAAGATTAACCTAATATTAAGACAAGATTATGGTTACGTCTACACGGTTGAAAATGATGGACCTAGGGGATTTCCAGTAGGCTCAACAGGAAAAACAGTTGTCCTATTTAGTGGTGGCTTCGATTCCCCCGTAGCCACATGGATGCTTATGAAAAGAGGAGTTAGACCAATATTACTTAACTTTGAATTAGGTGGAAAAGTTCAAAGAGATTTAGTTCTAAAGGAGGTTGACGTTCTAAAGCAGTGGAGTAGTAATAACGTCATAAATGTATACTTCATTAACGGACTAGACATCACGTCAAAACTGGTAACTGCAGAGCCTAGTTTAAGGATATTACTCCTGAAAAGAATAATGTATAATACGGCAAGAGTTTTGGCTAACAAGTTAAGGGCTTACTCCATAACTACAGGTGAATCTCTGTCACAAGTCTCCTCTCAGACAATGATTAACCTATATGTAACGGAGTACGATATACATCTACCTGTCTTCAGACCCTTAATAGGATTCGATAAAGAAGAAATAATCCATATGTCCCGTAAAATAGGCACCTTCGAATACTCCTCAAAATTACCTGAGTATTGTATAATCTCAACTAAATCTATCGTAAAGTCCCAGTTAAATAAGGTACTAGAAGAAGAGAGAAAAATTGAGATAAATTATGAGGAACTTATAAAGAGAGCAGATTTAGTTAGGATTTAAGGTGTACAATTTTTAAATTGAATAAGATTAAGAAGAAGAGGA is drawn from Sulfolobus acidocaldarius SUSAZ and contains these coding sequences:
- a CDS encoding thermopsin-like protein — encoded protein: MLIRVFLIIVMLILPLTVTPLLPNSQAINSYPIGVSFFPLFSIYQTQEVLGEINISSLYIGNSYLSNGQYLTTGNASLQLNSMINGIYWAQDVILFSQINKTTFNASLVVNIWNLLGPFNLNLSKGIETTYQNLGVILYSGPSYIVKIPLQIKLFMIVNSSSLYFGYYINGHSGIFYQLPLTGSFRIGGFSAIGLPNDLELVFGGPGGGSSVQLITTANANLYFKDGNSLTLVPSALSTGLDTAETVIGINSVGNLTNLFKPSVVIGPGDPTPSVLWPVKPDIIVNSNNSSISVRLTYNNKPVTWQKVELYGVSLNGLYSLSNITTDSSGYAYFNTSPSLYVVYYPGNFTLSSTYYVSAPALNSLISSLKSAYDSLANFLSHYDFKNGISSFFSNAKNSVNYKSNYPSQYLILIYISSFLIGVVISALLIRFKH
- a CDS encoding tRNA sulfurtransferase, whose translation is MPLIALTPSGEIAIKSSRSRRRFERILIKNIGKVIRVKSYKVDQGIIILNTDDDYSKLSKVFGISKYFEVYEFSFSSIQDIVNFVKDRFSQTIKGKKFAVKVKRVGNHSFNSMDVTREIGNALYPYSLGVDLENPDVKINLILRQDYGYVYTVENDGPRGFPVGSTGKTVVLFSGGFDSPVATWMLMKRGVRPILLNFELGGKVQRDLVLKEVDVLKQWSSNNVINVYFINGLDITSKLVTAEPSLRILLLKRIMYNTARVLANKLRAYSITTGESLSQVSSQTMINLYVTEYDIHLPVFRPLIGFDKEEIIHMSRKIGTFEYSSKLPEYCIISTKSIVKSQLNKVLEEERKIEINYEELIKRADLVRI